In Harpia harpyja isolate bHarHar1 chromosome 12, bHarHar1 primary haplotype, whole genome shotgun sequence, a single window of DNA contains:
- the LOC128149463 gene encoding RING finger protein 223 — protein MAEPAQKGGVGQGGRREDEGAAVAAAAPSYEDYECKICYNYFDLERRAPKLLECLHTFCQECLSQLHLRAAQQPPAASAAELGPGPGRSAGGSLACPLCRHRTALPDHRVHGLPVNTKLAAACPPQLRARDPLPQDSLPPLPPRRPPRAREAAAALALPAAAPAGRGGPRSSGGGYESCQSCKRAALSAGCVCVVVSFLSMVVLLFTGLIFVNQYGGDAGPGASASPSPVGPICLSVASILALFSVVVTWLICWLKYRPEAAAATGGATANGTPRGRAAAARRSDT, from the coding sequence ATGGCCGAGCCGGCGCAGAAGGGCGGCGTAgggcagggcgggcggcgggaggatgagggggcggcggtggcggcggccgccccTAGCTACGAAGACTACGAGTGCAAGATCTGCTACAACTACTTCGACCTGGAGCGGCGGGCGCCCAAGCTGCTGGAGTGCCTGCACACCTTCTGCCAGGAGTGCCTGAGCCAGCTGCACCTGCGGGCCGCCCAGCAgcctcccgccgcctccgccgctgagctggggccggggcccggccggTCGGCCGGCGGCTCCCTAGCCTGCCCGCTCTGCCGCCACCGCACGGCGCTGCCCGACCACCGCGTCCACGGCCTCCCTGTCAACACCAAGCTggccgccgcctgcccgccgcAGCTGCGGGCCCGCGACCCGCTGCCCCAGGACAgcctgccgccgctgccgccccgccgcccgccccgagcccgggaggcggcggccgccctcGCCCTgccggccgccgcccccgccggccggggcgggccgcGCTCCTCGGGCGGCGGCTACGAGAGCTGCCAGAGCTGCAAGCGGGCGGCGCTGAGCGCCGGCTGCGTGTGCGTCGTCGTCTCCTTCCTCTCCatggtggtgctgctcttcaccggcCTCATCTTCGTCAACCAGTACGGCGGCGACGCCGGGCCCGGCGCCTCGGCCTCGCCGTCGCCGGTGGGGCCCATCTGCCTGTCGGTGGCCAGCATCCTCGCCCTCTTCTCCGTCGTCGTCACATGGCTCATCTGCTGGCTCAAGTACCggcccgaggcggcggcggcgaccggCGGGGCGACGGCCAACGGcaccccgcggggccgggcggcggccgcccgcaGGAGCGACACGTAG